From the genome of Gemmatimonadota bacterium:
GAGACCACGACCATCAATCTGCTCGAGGACGGCGTGCCGGTCCTCACCCGCGACTTGCCGGTGGGCGTTCGTCGCCTCCGCGAGGATCTGCAGCGTGAGCGCGGCCTCGCCGCCGACGCCGCCGATCGCGTGGTGCGTGGTGCCGATCTCGATCCCGCGTTGGCGCCGCACGTCGCCAACCGCGGCGAGGAGCTGGCGCTCGGCATCGAGCGCGCGGCGGCCTTCCTGCAGACGTCCTCGCGGCCGGTCGCCGCGCTGTCGCGACTCTATCTCACCGGCGGCGGTTCGCGCGTTCCCGGCCTCGCCGGGGTTCTCGCCGATCGCCTGCGCATTCCCGTGACCCAGGCGCACCCGCTCGAGCGGCTCTCCGCGGCGCCCGGCGCCTTCGGCGATCTGAATGTCGACGAGGTCGCACCCTTGCTGATGCTCCCCGTCGGGCTCGCCCTGCGGACCGCGGACTGAGGAGGCCGGCACCATGATCACTATCAATCTCAAGCCCGGAGTCCGGCGCCAGGTCCAGAAGGGACCGGCGTTCGGTGGGTTGCAGGAACGCCTGAAGGGACTGAGCACCGGCATCAAGGAGCCGTGGCTCGCCTTCGCCGTCGGCAGCTGGGTGGTGGTGCTGCTCGGCCTCGGTGGCTTCTTCCTCGCGACGGGCAGCAAGCTCAGCGCACTGGAGCCGAAGCTCGAGGCTGCGCGCACCGAACAGAGCCGCTATCAGGGCTTCCTCACCGAGAAGCGCCACGCGGAACGCCAGCGGGACTCGGTGCTCGCCCAGATCGGCACCATCGCCGCCGTCGATCGCGACCGCTACCTCTGGCCGCACATTCTCGACGAAGTCGCCAACGCCGTGCCCGATTACACCTGGCTGGTCGAGGTGTCGCAGGTCGGC
Proteins encoded in this window:
- a CDS encoding PilN domain-containing protein translates to MITINLKPGVRRQVQKGPAFGGLQERLKGLSTGIKEPWLAFAVGSWVVVLLGLGGFFLATGSKLSALEPKLEAARTEQSRYQGFLTEKRHAERQRDSVLAQIGTIAAVDRDRYLWPHILDEVANAVPDYTWLVEVSQVGTGTPGTTADSSGVVAPPPVVRIVGMTNDLQHYTAFLRQLEASPWLADVMPIDAKTVVIQNRALTRFTLQASYSRADSTHIRTVPILESVVR